Part of the Mangifera indica cultivar Alphonso chromosome 4, CATAS_Mindica_2.1, whole genome shotgun sequence genome, atatatttatttatacaagcCTAAATGGAATATGATGATTTATTGCTTATTGTTAATTTGCCTTCTTGTTCAGAGCATCAACAATTAGTAGAAGGGCTGAGTTTacccttcaaattcaaataaaacagtGGAATTTACTTTTCATTAGTTAAACTTGTAAATCAGATACGTTTAGCAGCTTGTTGATTTGTCACAGGAATTAAAGTTACGGTCACCTGTCCTGATAGCGATGGACAAATCACAATGTCCAGGGAAGAGACAACAAATTGGCTTGGCAATTATGCAATGAAATTTGATGGCACCCCAAACTTAGGCAATTGTTATGCTCAGGTTTCTGGCAGTGACCAAGAATCTACTTGTGGTGCAGCTGCTGGTCCTGCCAAAAATCTTAGACTTATGTTCCTGATGTTTGATATGAAAATGTATGTTGTGGATTCCTTGCTCACTCAACCTGCTTACCCCATGTCATTCTGCCCAAGGTCATCTACCCCAAATCCAGTATTGCCTCCGGTCACACCTGTGATTAGGCCTCCTTCTCCAAGGTCCACTCCAATTTTCAACCTTCCACCATTGCCTCCATTGCCCCCATTGCCCCCAATGCCCCCACTGCCCTTCACTGAAGCATCAGCATGCCCCCATCAGTAAGTTGTAACTCTTTCAggctaattttttctttcatcctATTTGGAAGTTGATTCACCCATAACTTGTTCTatggaattataattttatcaggAACTGGACGATGCCAGAGTACAAATGTTACTGGAGAGGGCTGAGTCCTGATGCAGAAGTAGCACTTGTTTTCGGACCAGTGGCAGCACAACGATATGGGACAAATATGACACTGTGGGAAGGGCTGCAAGGGAGAGGAGACCCTTATACAACTCTGTTAAGAGAAGCAATAACTGCACtattaaactcatataataGTCTTGAATTTCCTTATAATACAGTTGGTGTTGTGACTCATACGAATTGGGCATTGATGGGATCTTCCAGGAGTATTCTCCTGACAGCTCTCAGGTTTCTGAGGGCTAATTCAGGCTCACCTAGCAATGTCTCTTGCAAACTCACCCCTTGCAAGTGATGGGCAATTATAGCTAGCTGTTtcctttaaattaaatatattattcaccTACTTTGTAGTGATCCTATATATTCTTCTAAATTACATAGCTATATAATTTCTGTGTTATTTTTATTCACTGATATATGTTTGCACGGCTTTAAAattagaacaatattatattcaatagttttaagtattaaattaaatatttaaataatatataataatatctaatcgAGTACTCAAAATTCAATACAATCAGAGACTTAAACAATCACTGAAAGCTTCGTCGGATAGATTTGCAACGacagaaaaaaaagaagctcGAATACTCATGGTGCCATGTAGACCACATACACTGTATCAAATGTTTTTCAAATGTCACTTGGGATTTATGAAGTTAAATGGTTAAAAACAGAGAAATTAATAAGCCTGTTGattgatttgttaattttatgatgtttttatttttgggatTACATTAATTTCCATCTTTCTCTTGATACGATTTCGTTTTGgcttttatatgatattattagaattatttttctttataataatgttgaaaagaaaagaaaaaaaaaacttctgtCGGAATTAAATTATCCAGCCCAGGAAGGGGACCAGTAACAATCAAACAACTGTCAATATAACTGAAAAAATACTAAACATACTGATGTAGATGTAGATGAAACTTTATTAAGAAAAAGATGGGGTCCACTATCATCACGTTCTCTTACAAGACTTTGGGTAGCCTAGCCAATATTCTCGTGGGAAAACTCAACCTGAGTCAACTTGGAAAAGCTAAAGTTACGTTTGGGTAGCGTTTAagtgaattcgaattaaatttaagtttaatttggtttgtataagatcgaactcaaatttgagttcagttCATCGAGCTCAAACTTAAGTTCGAACTCATTGGGTTTACAgcaaataaactcaaacttttCATTGACCAAAGTAGGGAATGGCGATCAATGGAAAAACTTCAGCTTGGTTCTTGATCTTTACAGTAATACTAGTCAATCCAATCAACGGCGACGAATTTCCCTTCACAGAAACAACAATACAGGAGATTCAATCAGCCTTTGCTAAAAAGAAGCTGACGTCACGCCAACTGGTGGACTTATACATAACCCAGATCGAAACCTTAAA contains:
- the LOC123214826 gene encoding uncharacterized protein LOC123214826; translation: MDWLCSRLPLFTAFLILAAAIDAILADTTVSGTVFCDRCKDGQLSLFDYPVSGIKVTVTCPDSDGQITMSREETTNWLGNYAMKFDGTPNLGNCYAQVSGSDQESTCGAAAGPAKNLRLMFLMFDMKMYVVDSLLTQPAYPMSFCPRSSTPNPVLPPVTPVIRPPSPRSTPIFNLPPLPPLPPLPPMPPLPFTEASACPHQNWTMPEYKCYWRGLSPDAEVALVFGPVAAQRYGTNMTLWEGLQGRGDPYTTLLREAITALLNSYNSLEFPYNTVGVVTHTNWALMGSSRSILLTALRFLRANSGSPSNVSCKLTPCK